The sequence below is a genomic window from Haematobia irritans isolate KBUSLIRL chromosome 3, ASM5000362v1, whole genome shotgun sequence.
AAGGTGAATGCTATGGTGGGAGAGGGATCTTTTGGGCATGTATACCGGGCGGTAAGAAAAGATGACAATCAAATTGTGGCCATAAAAGTTATCTCAaaggtaagttttttttttcgtggaaaaattcacaaattccTTAACACAATGTTTGTTTCTTTATTTGAATCCAAAGCGAGGTCGAACCAGTCGAGACTTGAAGACCCTACGCCGGGAATGTGAAATACAGGCTCATCTAAAACATCCCAATGTTATTGAGATGTTGGAATCTTTTGAGACTAAACATGATTTGGTGGTTGTCACGGAGTTTGCCACCATTGATTTGCATAGATATATGGAACGCAATGGTTATTTGCGTGAGGATAAGGGTCAACGTTTGATTTGTGATTTAGTATCGGCCTTGTATTATTTGCATTCCAATCGCATTCTGCATCGCGACTTGAAACCGCAAAATGTTTTATTGGACGAAGAGCTAAGAGCGAAATTATGTGATTTTGGTTTGGCCCGCAATATGACCATGAGTACACATATGTTGACTTCCATTAAAGGTACACCGTTGTATATGGCTCCCGAACTTTTGGAGGAGAAACCATATGATCACCAAGCTGATATCTGGTCATTGGGTTGTATTTCATATGAATGTTTGATTGGTCATCCGCCATTTAGCACAACttcaattttacatttaataaaaataattaaaaaggaCGAAGTAACATATCCGGGATATTTAAGTAAAGATAGTAGATCGTTTTTGCAAGTGAGTAGAAAGATTTATATTTGAAAACCTAATAGCAATGTGTGTAATCTAGGGACTTTTGGAGAAGGAGCCTACCATGCGTGCTAGTTGGGCTCAAATCTTATGTCATCCTTTTGTTGAAGGAAGACTTTATATAAAGGCTGGGGTAAAAGCTGAAAATTCGCCTTTTGTTAATCCCCagaatatgaaaattaaatcgACAAAATCCTCTACTACATTCAAGGACAGGTAAGTGTCATTatacaatatttgttttatttattaagataATAAAATAAGCCCAAATGGCTAATATATAGAAGCTAAAAAAATTactaattaataaaaaacaataactttaaagcaaataatttaatttttgaatttttgaaatttttttcaatctttcattattgtttttttttacttctttatCATAGCAATGCAAATTTAAGTCAACTTAATCAAAAACTACGTTCCATAAAATTAGACGAATCTCAAGATAATATGACTTGTTCACGTGACAGTATTAATGCCATACCACCAAGTGATGTGGAGAATTTAGAAACCGATGTTGAAGATAACATTATTGTACCTTTTGCCAATGAGTCATTTCAAGGTGATACgttgatcaataaaattaacatggataatggaaaaattttgagtaGCAGACCACCTCCTATAGGAGGTGGTGAAATGTTTCAAATACCTGGAGTTCATATGCCTATAATAAAttctcaaacatgttatgttaatGGCAATAACAATATGATTCTCAATAATTTGGAAGacaattttgatttaaacaaTACTCCCGAAGAAACGCTGCGGTCTAGACCACCCGATGAGGAGTTAGTAAAAGATAATGGTAATATGATAGTAAACACTTTGCAAGAAAATTTGGCTTTAAATGATAAGACTAACAATCTGGATAACAATCAAGGAAATAGAGAATCTGTAGACAATACTGATAATACCCAAAGAAAATCTCAACTAAATGATTCAAGAGCAGAAAATCACAAGTCACAAagtcaaaatgttgataaagacTGTGGCTCTAGGGAAACTACACATTGTGGTATCAATGAGTCCaatgagaaattaaaaaattcgaaaaataatGCCAGCGAAAATGATTCGCAAAAGCTAAGACATTCAAGACGAGAACAAGAAAATTTGTCGAATAGCGGACATAAATCTGCGTCGATAAAGGCATCTAATCAATCCTTTGAAGGAAAACATAATACACAGTAAGTAGACATTATCTTGACTGGGAATAATCAGTACGGACAATTACCATTTTAACATATTCTTGCATTTTTCAGAAACACTCCTCCTTGTCTAATGCCTGGTTGGGATTCTTGTGATGAATCCCAAAGTCCACCCATGGAAAGTGAGGAATGGTTAGCATTTTTGGAACGCACcatacaagaggttttggatggCGAATTGGAATCAttgaagcaaaaaaatttagtatgtcaatattattttttgaaacccTCCACCACGTAGCAgaaagaaaaatcaattttcgagAATTTTCGAGAAAGTGAATACAGTGAAAGTGGACAGTTATCTAGGGACACTTGCTATATAAACACATTCAAATTAACCTCTTATAACCTCCcacatgtggacaaaatttaggctacCGTGGGTGTCCAGTTCTCATAGGCTTTACTGTACTCTTGATCTGGGTGTAATTCCAAGACGAACTAGCGATGTGAAACTTGCTACAGATGTGGTTTTTGTATGTGCGCGTAAAGTTGAAAGGTGGACTATATTGGCCGATTTATTGATATAGCCTCAATGTAATCTCTTGATTTAGTTACTTGATGGGTGACAAagcacattttgtttttattaaaattccgtATTTGCCTTATTCTATCGGCTTAAGACGGGTAACCAAAGGTGGACCATCTTAGTCCATgtgttgatatagcccccatat
It includes:
- the fu gene encoding STKc_STK36 domain-containing protein fused; this translates as MHRYKVNAMVGEGSFGHVYRAVRKDDNQIVAIKVISKRGRTSRDLKTLRRECEIQAHLKHPNVIEMLESFETKHDLVVVTEFATIDLHRYMERNGYLREDKGQRLICDLVSALYYLHSNRILHRDLKPQNVLLDEELRAKLCDFGLARNMTMSTHMLTSIKGTPLYMAPELLEEKPYDHQADIWSLGCISYECLIGHPPFSTTSILHLIKIIKKDEVTYPGYLSKDSRSFLQGLLEKEPTMRASWAQILCHPFVEGRLYIKAGVKAENSPFVNPQNMKIKSTKSSTTFKDSNANLSQLNQKLRSIKLDESQDNMTCSRDSINAIPPSDVENLETDVEDNIIVPFANESFQGDTLINKINMDNGKILSSRPPPIGGGEMFQIPGVHMPIINSQTCYVNGNNNMILNNLEDNFDLNNTPEETLRSRPPDEELVKDNGNMIVNTLQENLALNDKTNNLDNNQGNRESVDNTDNTQRKSQLNDSRAENHKSQSQNVDKDCGSRETTHCGINESNEKLKNSKNNASENDSQKLRHSRREQENLSNSGHKSASIKASNQSFEGKHNTQNTPPCLMPGWDSCDESQSPPMESEEWLAFLERTIQEVLDGELESLKQKNLVSIIVAPLRNSKAIPKVIESVAQLLSLPFVLNEPLSIMESINKVYVDCKIVPNLMYASKLLIYERLQNDSITSLPRHIRPINEMNNEEIKCISRLYELVCHLVHLNQQFLNQFCDAVAILSANEFLINFLNQEFKNVHALRIANNILALLGCVLRELPENAELVEKIIFSSRVDLTLLLRSTDDLLRLRICMLMRLLARYSLRALQAAWSKDVREAIEQLAEDDNVEVREEAANTVEELHKFSFYS